The Pontibacter sp. SGAir0037 DNA segment CACCCGCACTACCGTAGGGCTATATACCGCTACCTGTACCTGTACTTGCTGATCGGTGGTAATAGCAATGTTCTGGCCTGAAATGGTGGCATTGGTAACATTGCCGACAGGTTTAACAAGACTATGCTGGGCATAGGCAGATAAATAGCTGCATAAAACCACAAAAAAGGCTGTTATTCCTTTTAATCGTATTCTCATGATGAATAGTCAGTGAATAATGAAATTAATATTGTGTTCAGATTCTCAGAATATATACCCCACACCACACCTGTTCTTCTTCATAAGGAAGAAGACAGCATGTAAAGCCACAGGCAGGGTTACAGGAGTTTTTCTGAATGTATGATCCGGGGAACAAAAGAGTATTGCTCCCCGGATCAGGTTTATTGTCTTTCGAGTGTATAAGTGTTGGTGACCAGGCTGAATGTGATTTTATAAGTACCAGCTGAGGCGACAGAGATATTATCCCCGGCATTAGCCAGATTCCCGTTGGAACCACCGTAATTGGTTCCCCAATCATCGTTAAGACGGAACTTGATGGAGCCAGGCACCAGGTTTACTGTAACCGACCAGGTTTGTGTACCATTGTTGTAAGCCATGTCGGTATCAGTATCCCAACCGCCTGGTGTCGCATCTCCAATAACCCCCCAGCTATACCTGTCGGCCGTAAAGGTGTTATCGTTGGTATTCAACGTTAAGCGATACGTTCCGGCAGCGGGCACTTTCAGGTTATCTCCGGCAGCGGTGCTAACGGCACCCCCACCTGCATCTCCGTAAGCGTTATCCCAGCTCTTGGCTGGCGTAATCTTAAACTCCGTAGAACCAGCCGGGAAACTTATAACACCACTGTAAATACCGTTACTGGTTGGAGATATCAAACTATCAGCTGTTGCCGGATTCCAGCCCTGGTAGGCCCCCGGTACATACATAAACGATATCAGTGGATATGGATTAACAGTCAGGTTAACGGCATTGGAATAAACCGGAGCTATGGCCTCGGAATTAGCAATTTCAGACTTCAGGCGCACCTGTACTTCTGAATTTGTTCCGGTTGGTAAATTCATGGCAAGCA contains these protein-coding regions:
- a CDS encoding SusE domain-containing protein: MKAYFIKNIGILGLLLFLFSACEKDEDRIIARAEGVAASLAASENTLILQKENAEEEAISFTWNKADFGFNAALTNTLQFAVAGTNFASPREVVLPANTLSREYSVINFNALLLAMNLPTGTNSEVQVRLKSEIANSEAIAPVYSNAVNLTVNPYPLISFMYVPGAYQGWNPATADSLISPTSNGIYSGVISFPAGSTEFKITPAKSWDNAYGDAGGGAVSTAAGDNLKVPAAGTYRLTLNTNDNTFTADRYSWGVIGDATPGGWDTDTDMAYNNGTQTWSVTVNLVPGSIKFRLNDDWGTNYGGSNGNLANAGDNISVASAGTYKITFSLVTNTYTLERQ